The Candidatus Nitrosoglobus terrae genome segment CAAGGGTTAATTCAGCTTATTTATCAACTACGCCATACCTCTTATGATTTAATAGTCGATCTTCGCACCGATGGTCTAGCCTATTTATTAAAGGGGCAAAAACGACTCACCAAATGGCAGGCCAAACCTGTCGGTGACCATGCGGTAGAGCGTCATATGGCAGTAATCGCTTCCTTATTATCTTCATCAATTCCTATCCCCTCTTGCCGGATCTGGCTGCAAACAGCACAAATACAATTTGCTAGAAAACAATTATCCCAGCTACCTAGAAATCGCTGGTTAGCTTTAGGGCCAGGGGCTAATTGGACACCCAAGATCTGGCCTGTACCGGCCTTCTCCACGCTAGTACAGGCAGTTAAAGCATACTTTGATGGTATCATCTTTATCGGTAGCTTGGATGATCAAGAACGAAGCCAGAGGATAGCTGCCGATATTTCTTTGCCTTGGGTAGATTTATGTGGAAGGACTGATTTATTACAAGCAGCTGCAGTGCTTCAACAAGCCAATGTCTTTGTGGGTAACGACTCCGGTTTAGGTCATCTTGCGGCTGCAGTGGGAACCCCTACGTTCACTGTATTTGGTCTTGGCCACCCAGAACGTTATCATCCTTGGGGGAAATATAGTCATTGGCAAGTAGCTCCAAACAATAAGCTCCAAGAATTAAGTGGAGAGATGATTGCTAGCCAAGTGATTAAACTGGCAACATATAGTCAAAAAACTTACTCAGGCGCTTAAAACACTCATGAAGATTTCCCAGATTATGCTCTCCAAAGGATTCGGGGGCGCAGAGCGCTATTTTGTGGATTTATGCTTAGCGTTAACAGCTGCTGGACATCAAGTTCAAGCCATATGTCATCCTAAATTCCAACAGCAAGGGCTATTAGAGCATTGTCCTCAACTTACCTTGTCATCCGCGCGTACCTATGGCCCTTGGGATAGATGGGCAGCACATAAAATTAAACGGCGAATCGCCTCTTTTCAACCTACACTGATTCATACTCACCTCGCGCGTGGTGCTTGGATCGGCGGTAAAATAGCGGCAAATTTAGACGTTCCTTCCTTAGTCAATATCCATAACTATGTAAAGCTTAAACGCTATACTTATATCGACACGTTTATACCTTCCACCATTGATCAAGAAAAATTCTTAATTAATGAAGGAATCTCGCCAGAAAAAATCGTTTGTATACCTCATTTTTCACGGCTACAGCCAGTAGATACTCCCCATATCCTTACCAATAATACCCCCGTCTTTGCTACCCTAGGACGTTTTGTAAAGAAAAAAGGTATGGATGTACTTCTACGCGCCTTTGCCCATTATATTAACCAAGGAGGACAGGCTAAACTTCGTATTGGAGGCGCAGGAGAAGAAGAAGAGGCACTATTTCGCTTATGCCAAGATTTACATTTATCTAAGCAGGTGGAATTTTGCGGCTGGATCAATGATATAAGTGAATTTCTAAGCCAAGCAGATATTTTTATCTTACCCTCTCTGCATGAGGCTTTTGGTATCGTGGTGTTAGAAGCTATGGCCTTAGGGGTACTTATTATTACTACTCGTACCCAAGGCCCTTTAGAGATTCTAAACCCAGAGGCTGCTTATTTTGTGGAGGTTGGAGATAGTATTGGATTAGCAAAAGCGATGGCAGAGGCTGCTGCTCATCCTCAACTCGCCCATCAAAAAGCCGCTACCGCTCTAGCATTATTCAAGGATAAATATACACTTGCAGCGGTGCTCCCTAAAATACTGCAACTTTATCAAACAATAGAGGCACGTTCATTTATTTAAATTTATTTACAATAAACCATCATTACGAATACAGGCTAACACTTTTTCCGGGCTTAAGGCTACCAAACACTGATGTGCCCGCTCTGTAGGGCACTGAGGCAGGTAACAGGGACTACAAGACACTGAATGGGTAAGTACCCGCTCCTTCTGGCCAACAGCGTGACTACGTTGCCAATCAGTAGGCCCAAATAGTGCATACACTGGAGTACCCGCAGCCGCTATAATATGCATAGGGGCTGAGTCAGTAGTAATTGCAAATCGAGCTTGGCGCGCCAGTGCAGCAAGTTCCAAGAGAGAGAAAGCTTCTGAAGCATCGATACCGATCACCTGAGCTAATTTTTGATTTAGACTAGAATCCTCTGCACCGCCTATCCAAATCACCGCTAACCCTTGCTGCTCAAGTATGGTTGCTAAGGTGATAAAATGAGCTTCTATCCAGCGCTTACTTTCCCAACGAGCGCTAGAACCAGCATGAATTAGGATCATATCCCGTCCTAGTAATTTTTTTTGAGCTAGCCAGTCACGAACTACCCAATATTGCGCCCCACCAGCACCCAGATAAGGGCTAGTGGGAGCTATAGGTAAATCCGCTGCTTCTAGTAATCTGTTAAGACGGCTAAAACTATGAACTTCGCCCGCTACAATACCCCGATTAGGGGGACAATGAGTATAGGGAAACCCAGACCCAAGACCGTAGCGCTCATTCGCGCCAGAAAGCGCTACCATTGTTTTACTACGATCACTTCCTTGCAGATCAAAGAGGATTTGAAAAGATTGGCTGCGTATCCATTGAATTGGAGCGGCTAGAGACTTAAGGCCTCTTCTTGGAAAAGATTGAATTTTTAAATAAGGAAATTCTGTAAACAGAGAAGCAAATTCAGGCGCCGTTAATAGCCAAACCTCTTTAGCTTTAGAATAATACTCCATAATTTGCTTTATATGGGGCATAGCAATAATCACATCTCCCAAGGCTCCCAGCTTGACAATCAGTACTTGTTCCATGTAATTTACTATATATGTGGCCTTAGTTTAAATAAATTAAAATTTTATCAAAATGTAACATCAACAACTTGACTGACAAAAAGTAAAATAAAACCAATAACCATTTATGAAACGCTTAACATCAATGATGACGATGTGAGGCCTAGTGAAATTATAAAATAAATTACTCCTGCTACATGAAAAACCAATCCTAAAAAACATCTAAAAATGTTGTAAACCGCTATAAACCTAAATGTTATTATATACTAATATTTATTAGTTTGATTGCCGTAGGGCTATGAACAACTATTTTTACAACAGGCAAAATATGTAACAATTCGTTGTTAACAGTGTTTATAATTTCGTTTATTATCCTTTTAGATCATTTCTAATTTTATTTCAGGTCTACCATTGGTATATGAGATCAGCTAGCAATAAAACTGACACTAAATCAATGCGCTACAACGTAGGCAAATAAACTTATAATTAAATTTCGAATGTAGGTCATAAAACTTAGATTTTCTTTCATCGGTATGATAACATAAATTTGATATAAAATCAAACAGACAAGACCCATTGCACCTAATAAAAGTAAATATAAACTAATAAACCCGATACCCATAGATAAAATGGATTGGATTGTAACGTTATCAGAACTTAGTATTTGCAGAGGCGTAGTATTTTCCTAAAACTAAAAAATTAAAGATTTGTCCATTTTTTACGGGTACCTACAACCGTGTTTTAACTGATCTTCCAATTCGGTATCAGAGTTAACGGTTTACGCTTCACGACCGGCTAACCTGTATCGGTTAACCTGAATTCTCGCTTGCTACGTTTTTCTTGCTTCATCCTAGCCCGTATTCTCATTTAGCTTATACTAAACAAGCTTCCGGTTTGTCTGCCAGTCCACAAGCTTTAATTCCCGTGCGCCTCACGGTATCCTGTCTGCCCGACCTGTCTTGCCGACAGGCAGACAGGCAGGTTAGTGCTTTCTGTAGGATAACTTTAGCTGCTGCACTATCTCTATCATGATGAGCATGACATTCCTTGCATTCCCATTCTCGGACATTTACCAGCAGTTTCTCACCTATTGAGCCACAATCAGGGCAAATGCCAATAGAGCGTTCAAACCGGCCTATGGTCATTAATTGTCTACCATACCATTGGGCTTTATAGGTCAGTTGACAGCGTAGCTCAGACCAATCGCAGTCCCCAACCGCTCTCGCTAGCTTTCCGTTGGCCATGATGCCACGCACGTTTAAGTCCTCAATTGCTGTTACTTGGTTTTCGCGTACGATTGAAGTACTTAAGTCGTGCAGAAAATTCCCTCGCTTGCTGGCTATTCTTTGGTGGATACGGGCTACGCCTATTCTGTTTTTGGCTCTGTTACTTGAGCCTTTTACTTTTCTTGATAAGTCCCGTTGTGCAGATTTAAGCTTACGTAGATACTTGAAATAAAACTTCCTTGGTTTAACTCTATTACCGTTGCTATCGGCTATGAAGGGGGTTAACCCAAAATCTAACCCTATCGCTTTATCGGTTTCAGGGGGATTAATGACATCTATGTAATCACATTGAAGTGAGATAAACCATTGTCCTGAAGAATTACAAGATACCGTAGCACTATTTGGGGTTACGGGTATCTCTTGAAAGCTCCAGACTACTTTAACCTTGCCTAGTTTCGGTAAATCATTTGGTTTAAAGATTTTAGCACCTCTACGTTTATCTAACGTATAACAGCAAGACTTTACTTGATGACGCTTTTTAAACCTTGGGTATTTGCTTTGTTTAGAGAAAAAGCGCTTAAGGGCTTCATCTTGTGTCCAGAGTACATTAATATACATACATGTATGTATATTAATGTAAGGGTTAGTTATGGTTCGGAGGACAAAAGAGGATGCTCAAGAAACACGGGAAAATATCCTAGAGGCTGCATCTATTATCTTTGTAAAAAAAGGAGTAGCTAAGGCAAGTCTTGAGGAGATAGCCCAAGAAGCTAGAGTCACACGGGGAGCAATATACTGGCATTTCAAAAATAAGATGGATATTTTCCAAGCACTTCATGATCAGCTGTATAAGCCATTAACAGATATGATCTTACAAGATTTGGAAAAAGGACACCCAAATCCATTAAAGCAGCTAGAAGAGCTATGTGTAAAATTACTTATAGATTTAGAGCATAATGCTCAGAAAAAACGTATTCTTACTATTTTTTTCCTAAAGTGCGACTACTCTGGCGAAATGGAAGAAATTCTAAGGAAGCAAAATGCAAGAAAAATAGAAAGCTTTAGCTTATTTACTCGTTATTTCGAGCGCGCTCAGCATAAAAAATATTTACCCCCTGAGACTAATCCAAAAATTCTTACCTTATCCATCTCTTGTTATTTGACTGGCATTGCTCAAGAGTATATCCGTAATCGAGGCTATTTTAGCTTGGAAGAACAAGGGCCTGCTATGATGCGGCAGTTTTTTGCAGGGTTTAGTAAAAAAGTATAATCTCGGAGATGATTCAATATTTTTCAATGAATATGCTTCCTAGAGCGAACTCGCTTTAGCTAAATATAATAGGAAAATCTACTTTCTTTCCTCGCCAGTGGGTGAGAGGTGGAATTCTTTAACCGACTTCAGCCGACCCAAAACCTCCGCTAATCTACTGATATTGGAGGCACGATGGGTACAAATAACCATACTGTATTCGAAGAATTCCTTATCACCATTTAGCCAATACTTAAGATTTGACATAGTAAAACCATACTCAGCAATAAGGTGTCGTACCTCAGCTTCTGGCATCCTATCGCTATAAGCAAAGCGTACGATCAAATAAGCATAGGACTGCGCTGGAATTTTAGTCTCAATCCATTTAAAAACAGACAATATCCCCAGAGTAAGCAAAGCTGCTAACGCAGCTGGAAAATAAAAACCAATACCAATCAGGATACCAATAGCGGCAGTTGCTAAGATAGAAGCGGCGGTAGTAAGACCCCGAACTGACCCTCCATCCTGCATGATAACACCAGCGCCAAGGAAACCAATACCCGTCATGATTCCTTGTGCCATCCTAGTGGGATCCATACTGGTATGTCCTAGGGCGGCACTTGAAAGCCAATGGGTTTCGTATACTGTAATGAGCATCAGTAGGCAGGTAGAAAGACACACTAACGCACAAGTACGAAACCCAGCGGGCCGACTATGATAGCTTCGCTCAAGGCCAATGGCAGCCCCTACCAAAAGCGCTGCCAATAACCGTAAAATAAGCTCATTATAGATCCCATTGAAAACATTCTGCATATTATCCCACCCTGAGTCTTCCCCTGTTTTTTACTTTAATACATGTTTTAAATAACAAGCACAACTTCCGGCATAGCATCTACATAATTAAGCGTAGACAGCGAAGGTTTTTCATTATCAGATCGTATAACTCTATGTATCCTGAAATCAGGGGAACATTAACTACCTAAAAGAGGAAGGAAATGAAAAGATTACTTATTGCTATACTCGCCACCTCACTTATTACTGGATTTGCTACTGCAAACGAGGGTAAAGAAGGCGATTGGAAACAACGCCACCATGAACAAATGGAACAGGCGCTTTCCCAGATTCCACAAGATAAAGCAACATTGGTAAGGAACTGGATGCAGCAAATGAAGCAAGAAAGGAAAGCCGCCCATCAACAGCTAAAGGAGTTACATAAGCAAGTAAAGACAATAGCATCAGCCGAGACTTTTGATAAGGGAGCCTTCCTCGCTAAAATGACTCAAATTAGGCAGATCAAATCCCAAAGAGCAGAAAAATACGCCCTAACAGCCGCTGATCTAGGCGAAAAATTAACAGCTCAAGAACGTAATACGCTGCTAAAAGCCTTTAAAGGTCATGATGGCCATGGCCATCACAACGAAAAACAAGAGGATCAGCACCACAGCAACTAAGAGGACGCAGCGCCAAGTAGGATGGCTATAGCCTCCATTATCCAAGAGAGCGCTATTTCGACTCTTGCTAGAGAAGAGGATAATTGCGGTGATGCCATCCTTATGGGGTGGGTGCGGCAAGGAAATCATACCGCATTCACTCGCCTTGTTGAACGCCATGCAGAGCGATTCTATCGCCTTGCTTATCGCTATCTACAGCACCGCCAAGAAGCTGAAGATATCGTACAGCAATCATTCACCCGATTATGGGGGCAGCCAGAATTATGGAATCCAGCAAAGCAAGTGCAGTTTACTACTTGGTTTTATCGAGTCATTATCAATGCCTGCCTAGATGCGCGTAAGGGGCGACGTATATGGGTGGAGGTGTCAGAAGAGATTAATGATACTGCGTTATTGCCCGACGATAGGCTGCAAAAACATGAAGAACAGCGGGTACTAGAGCGTGAGATTCAAGCATTACCCGAACGGCAACAAACTGCATTAAACCTCTGTTTCTATGAAGGAATCAGTAATCAAGAAGCGGCTGAAATCATGGGCATAGGACTTAAAGCACTACAATCGCTCCTCATACGCGCTAAAACCACATTAAAAGAGCGGATGAAAATCTGCCTGTGAGCAGCCAATGGAGCATGAAGAACAAGAAGATCAAGAAGCATTAAAGCTGGATAGACTGCTTAAGCAGCGAGCAGAGCCTCCAGAATCACCAAAACTAGTAGCCCGTATTATTGGAGCAACAATGCAGTCTGTACCCAAAAAACAAGTTTACCCCAATCTAGGAGGCATAATGGGGCTACTCGCCGAAGTCATACCCCAACCCATCCATATTCTCTTCACTGTGCTACTCTTGGGTTTTCTATGCGGGTATGTGATACCACTGCAAATATCGGACTCAATCCCTTCCCCTCTGCAGCTGACAAAAACCTTAGCGCAAGATTTTTTCATGACTGATGAAACTGAAACACTTTTTCCATGAAAAAATTAAAGGGATTACTCGCCGTTTCATTGCTCACTAACGTCATGCTTGGGGGGATAATTGTAGGCCATCTCTCTCACCGTTGGGGTCATAGTATGATCACTGCCATACAAGAATCACTTAAAACCTCTAGCCTACCAAAAGCACGGCAGGAGGCGCTCCAAATGCAGCTCGTCAAGGTACGGCAAGAAGGGAAAGCTACTCATAAAGAGATACGCGCTGCGCATAAGGCGTTGCTGGCTATATTGGCAGCTCCCGTATTTGATGGACAAGCCTATGATATCCAGATTGATCACGTACATACTTTGTACAGTCAGCAACTGAATCGGGTCTCAAAGAC includes the following:
- a CDS encoding TetR family transcriptional regulator, which translates into the protein MVRRTKEDAQETRENILEAASIIFVKKGVAKASLEEIAQEARVTRGAIYWHFKNKMDIFQALHDQLYKPLTDMILQDLEKGHPNPLKQLEELCVKLLIDLEHNAQKKRILTIFFLKCDYSGEMEEILRKQNARKIESFSLFTRYFERAQHKKYLPPETNPKILTLSISCYLTGIAQEYIRNRGYFSLEEQGPAMMRQFFAGFSKKV
- a CDS encoding periplasmic heavy metal sensor; the protein is MKRLLIAILATSLITGFATANEGKEGDWKQRHHEQMEQALSQIPQDKATLVRNWMQQMKQERKAAHQQLKELHKQVKTIASAETFDKGAFLAKMTQIRQIKSQRAEKYALTAADLGEKLTAQERNTLLKAFKGHDGHGHHNEKQEDQHHSN
- a CDS encoding RNA-guided endonuclease TnpB family protein → MYINVLWTQDEALKRFFSKQSKYPRFKKRHQVKSCCYTLDKRRGAKIFKPNDLPKLGKVKVVWSFQEIPVTPNSATVSCNSSGQWFISLQCDYIDVINPPETDKAIGLDFGLTPFIADSNGNRVKPRKFYFKYLRKLKSAQRDLSRKVKGSSNRAKNRIGVARIHQRIASKRGNFLHDLSTSIVRENQVTAIEDLNVRGIMANGKLARAVGDCDWSELRCQLTYKAQWYGRQLMTIGRFERSIGICPDCGSIGEKLLVNVREWECKECHAHHDRDSAAAKVILQKALTCLSACRQDRSGRQDTVRRTGIKACGLADKPEACLV
- a CDS encoding sigma-70 family RNA polymerase sigma factor; protein product: MAIASIIQESAISTLAREEDNCGDAILMGWVRQGNHTAFTRLVERHAERFYRLAYRYLQHRQEAEDIVQQSFTRLWGQPELWNPAKQVQFTTWFYRVIINACLDARKGRRIWVEVSEEINDTALLPDDRLQKHEEQRVLEREIQALPERQQTALNLCFYEGISNQEAAEIMGIGLKALQSLLIRAKTTLKERMKICL
- a CDS encoding glycosyltransferase, encoding MKISQIMLSKGFGGAERYFVDLCLALTAAGHQVQAICHPKFQQQGLLEHCPQLTLSSARTYGPWDRWAAHKIKRRIASFQPTLIHTHLARGAWIGGKIAANLDVPSLVNIHNYVKLKRYTYIDTFIPSTIDQEKFLINEGISPEKIVCIPHFSRLQPVDTPHILTNNTPVFATLGRFVKKKGMDVLLRAFAHYINQGGQAKLRIGGAGEEEEALFRLCQDLHLSKQVEFCGWINDISEFLSQADIFILPSLHEAFGIVVLEAMALGVLIITTRTQGPLEILNPEAAYFVEVGDSIGLAKAMAEAAAHPQLAHQKAATALALFKDKYTLAAVLPKILQLYQTIEARSFI
- a CDS encoding MgtC/SapB family protein, translating into MQNVFNGIYNELILRLLAALLVGAAIGLERSYHSRPAGFRTCALVCLSTCLLMLITVYETHWLSSAALGHTSMDPTRMAQGIMTGIGFLGAGVIMQDGGSVRGLTTAASILATAAIGILIGIGFYFPAALAALLTLGILSVFKWIETKIPAQSYAYLIVRFAYSDRMPEAEVRHLIAEYGFTMSNLKYWLNGDKEFFEYSMVICTHRASNISRLAEVLGRLKSVKEFHLSPTGEERK
- a CDS encoding glycosyltransferase family 9 protein, with protein sequence MEQVLIVKLGALGDVIIAMPHIKQIMEYYSKAKEVWLLTAPEFASLFTEFPYLKIQSFPRRGLKSLAAPIQWIRSQSFQILFDLQGSDRSKTMVALSGANERYGLGSGFPYTHCPPNRGIVAGEVHSFSRLNRLLEAADLPIAPTSPYLGAGGAQYWVVRDWLAQKKLLGRDMILIHAGSSARWESKRWIEAHFITLATILEQQGLAVIWIGGAEDSSLNQKLAQVIGIDASEAFSLLELAALARQARFAITTDSAPMHIIAAAGTPVYALFGPTDWQRSHAVGQKERVLTHSVSCSPCYLPQCPTERAHQCLVALSPEKVLACIRNDGLL
- a CDS encoding glycosyltransferase family 9 protein, with protein sequence MAKITQQEVRQILLITLSNIGDAILTTPVLEVLHQRFPKAAIDLVTDQRSSIVFNHCPYRGQIFHKDKKAGWQGLIQLIYQLRHTSYDLIVDLRTDGLAYLLKGQKRLTKWQAKPVGDHAVERHMAVIASLLSSSIPIPSCRIWLQTAQIQFARKQLSQLPRNRWLALGPGANWTPKIWPVPAFSTLVQAVKAYFDGIIFIGSLDDQERSQRIAADISLPWVDLCGRTDLLQAAAVLQQANVFVGNDSGLGHLAAAVGTPTFTVFGLGHPERYHPWGKYSHWQVAPNNKLQELSGEMIASQVIKLATYSQKTYSGA
- a CDS encoding periplasmic heavy metal sensor, producing the protein MKKLKGLLAVSLLTNVMLGGIIVGHLSHRWGHSMITAIQESLKTSSLPKARQEALQMQLVKVRQEGKATHKEIRAAHKALLAILAAPVFDGQAYDIQIDHVHTLYSQQLNRVSKTIKETAEEMNPAERAALADALRHLSQKK